The genomic DNA tgcactgtccactggttaccgattcagctgcagtaaaaaaaccacaacaaactcgatttttattCTTCTATGTCACTTCTTCTAAGTTTGAGCGTTATGCCTAACCTGCCTTTTTGGATTTGACCAGACACTTTCTGTAACTCAAAGATTCACTCTTAGATGGCGGGACAAGTGCACCATTAGAAAAGCGCCATCGCTGATAGTTGAtcgcgatttttttttcaccttgaagccGTGCATTCGATACGATGCGAGTTGGCTTCGAAGATTGTCCAAGTTTTCTCTCCCCAAAACGCCCAAAATAAGGGTCCGGCActacattttccttgaattttattCACTTTAGACTAATTGGGCCTAAAACCCGAAACAATAGTTAATGGCCAGAGTCTCTATGTCTTGAGCTTTCGCTCCAATTTTGCGTTTTGCCTTTGACTATTGGTGCTCTAGAGCAACAGTGTACTCAAAAGTGAATGTACGAATACTGAACCAATCAGAGTCACACCATTTACGAGAGACGGTTCTCGAGAAAGCGAATTAAATTAGAGCCGATTGGAAAAGGAATGTGCTGCATTAGCACAAGAGGAGCGAGAGTCCATATCGCTGTTAAGCGTCTGAGGgcagattttgattttgtgagAAATGAGAGTTATTACAATATCTAAGGGATTTGTTTCCAGCGCTCAAATCCTCAAATTGACAGAACGCTTCCTTTAGGTTAATGCACGGACTTTAATGTCATACAAACACACACAAGTGATCCGATAGAAACTGGTGACATCAAATGTAATAATGGTACCTGTATTTCTAAACAAGCGAGATGAATCTACAAGTGCAGCCCTTAGCAGATTTGAATTCTACATACTTTCAACGCGTCAAAGAATGGAAGCTCCAAGTCATGAAGTGAAATATCATTCATGCAGAGCGGAAGTCCCCGAGTCCTGAAATTCCCGGTAGTTCAATGTTCTTACCATGCCATGCCTACCCAATAAAGCTAGCCTTCAAAAGTCCTCATAAATCTATTGAGCAGAAATGAGAGTGAAAAATGGCTTCAACTCAAGACGAATTACCAGCAACTTACCGCATAATGGCTGGCAAATGGTAATTGCTCAACACCGTTCATTCTCTTTGGACCAAAGTTTGTTCGACCATCAATTGCAGTGGCAATGTATTTCGGTAGGTCTATTTAGTTGATTTAAATATATGTAgaagcaacaaaaatgagtcATGGGACTAACGACATTGCCTTGAGCGCCATGATGTTAAATTAGAAAACGAAAAATTCCAATAGCACACGTTATTGATCTTAACCAAACTCAAATAGAAGGACGACGTCTTCAATCTTTTGTCTATTTGTCTTATAAAAAAGCGAACCCTCCCATAAAAAGGAAGCAACTGGCGGAGGAAAAATCTTTTGTGTCAATTATGCGATGCGATTATGTGGTGATGAATGCGGTTGTTTTCGTCCTCGTACACATCAACACTTCCCCCGTGTCTCCGTGGGGCTTAACATAATTTTCCAGAGCAAGCAAAGATGAGGCGATGATGCCTATTCGATCAAGCCAGCTACACAATCGTTACCAAGATGATTTGGTACAACAACTACAACGACAAACAATAGCAACAaagaccaccaccatcaaaaCAGCAACGTTGACCGAATGCTCTGACCAAATGCAAGCACAAGTGGAAGCACAAGTGGAACAGACCTACGCGTAGTTGTTAAGAACGAacaagctagctagctagctagccacTTGAGTGAATGATCAcacttcgtcttcttcttggtcgTGGTCGTTGTGTTGGTCGTCGTCTCTTTCTTGCGGTGTTCCTGCTTACGCAAAATGCGTCACTCACCGGCAACAAATTCGACAACCACTGTACGGTACGCACGACAACGAATCCTTAGCTAGTTACAAAGCGCACACTAAATGTTTGGCAGAGTACTGAAACCTATAAATGAACCTGAAGCTGGACTTTGGTCATCAATTCCAGTTGAGCTCTTCAGCAGTTCTCTGTTAACAATCATGAAGGTGAATTTTGCTTCTTGTTTTGACTTGGGTTCCTTGCGGTTGGGAGCCTcctattttgaaaagtttgagcTATCTGCCCACTCTCTAATCTTGGGCAAATCATGATCTTTTCGTCTTTTTGAACTTTTAGGTTTTTGTAGCAATTCTCTCAGTCTTGGCTGTGGCCAACGCGGACCTTATCCGACCTAACTTTGGTCGCCAAGGTCGCACCCAGGTGGGTCGCCAAGGACGTCAAGGAAGCAACAGCCAAGGGGGCGGAGTTGACTTCAGTGGATGTCAAACCGATCCGGAGACTGGTTTCTGTTGCGTTGAGAAGGACGAAACCGTCACTTCGATCCAAAAGGATCCCATCCTTGAATGTACTCACAAGAATGTGGAAAAGTGTCATTACACATACGTGACGCAATTTGAGCCCGCCCAAGAGGAGGTCTGCGAAGAGAACTTCGAAAAGACTTGCCAAATTACCTTCAAACAGCAAGCCGCTAATGAGACCGTCCGGAAATGCTATCGTCCCTTGGAGAAGGTATGTAATGGTCAAGGACCCGAGGAATGCCGCACCGTCTACGAGTCTTCCTGTACCACCAAGTACGTCGAGAAGCAACCCGGCAAGTTCGTCGGAGACACGAGTTGTGAGAAGCTTCCCATTGAGATTTGCGGTGCTGGTTGTGTGACTGAAGAAGGGCCCGAAGAGTGCCACGATAAAGTCATCACTTCGCTATTGGATGTGCCCGAGGAGGTGTGTGACTTAAACCCCCAAAAGACCTGCCGCTTCCAAACCAAGTTGGTTCCTAGACTGAAGCCTGAGCACGAATGTACCATCATCCCTCGTGAAACTTGCAACTTGAAGTTTTCGTCTCCTCAACAAGTTGAGAAGCCTTTGAGGACCAAATGGTGCTTGGACCCTAGCGAACCCACTCCCGACCAGACCTATGATGAGTCCAATGCTGGTGCAGCTCCTTTGGGCTTTGCCGCTTCTGCTCCTCAAGCTACGTATGCTCAACCATCTCCGCAACCCGAACTCGACACCTACGGTGGATTCTAAGAAATACTCCGATGAATCCCCCCTTGTTGAgcaaagcaaacaaacgagGATCACAAGATTTAACAGctattgattttgatgacgaGACCTCTGATCAATTTAACTTATTCAAACTATTTATTTATTGCTCCATTGTATGTTGCTTATTTATGTAAAAGCAAATAAACGTAAGAAACTTCATTCTTTATTGTTAAGTTCATGAGGAAGTGATGAGTGAGCAGAACCAACATATGATGCTTCCATATGCTGACCAAAACGTATCAGTTGACCAAAACCTAATGTCATTCGCTTGCACGCACAAATCTTCCACTTGATGTCGAGGATTTTATCAAATAGCAAGGAAAGACATCAATCGGCTAATAAGGAAGTTAATTCTGcaaacagtttttttcaacttgaaacaTCATTTGTGATATGGTTGTGGCTCTACATAACGTGATCGGAATCAGCGGTCATACAAAGATTCTCAATTCATTCTGCATTGGATTGATTGTGTAGATGCTTTTCTGTCACTCTTCACCACAAAATGGAAACGAAACGATCGTCTTCTATATCCTATTAAGGCGAGAACATAAGATGCATTGCCAAGCTATGCAAGTCTCCTCATAGTCACTAGACCGTGCAATTAAGGCTAAGTTAAAGatcttcaaatgaatttcctGTGGAAAAATACAAAGGAATCTCCATCCAAGTTTTAGAAGGGTTAAAGTCAGGCGAAGATTATGGACAATTTGGGACCTAACTTGATGAATGAAGATAATTATGATGTTGAAACACATTCAGGTTAGGCTTAAAGACGAGTGCCCCCACGACCCAGTCACTTCATTTATTAGCCCAATTTAAATACTTGCGAGAACCTTATTTAGCGATGTACTACGAGTAACTCAAGCGCACACTACAATATTAGGCTTTACGCACAAGCGTCAATATTTGTTCGATTTTTGATCCCATTAGcttttgctctttggccagCCGATCAAAGTCGTCCTTATTCGCATCATTAAGATCtgagttttcaaaattttttaGATACTCTTCCTTTAGATCATCCAGGAGATCGGTGTATTCAATTTCCTCCGTCGAATGTGGCGGGGTCAAATCTTGCGAATCTCGACAACATTGGCACATCCCAAGGACCAATTGCAACAGATTTATCGGTGGTGGtaaaatgatgaatttgaaACAATAGTCCATCCATAGCTGAGTCcaatgaaatttccaattgatGATCTTTCCGCTTTGAATGACTTCCATCGTTGAGCTCATCAGTGCAATAAGTAAGTTGAGCATTATTATGGAAATGAGGATGTTATATACACCCCACAAAGTGAGACTAGCCTGTCTACTGATTCCATCAGAGCATCCAACCAAATCGGGGTTACCTGGCTgaaaaatggcccaaaataGTGCTTTGCTCGTGCTGTTTAATCTAAAGAACTCATTTTTTAAGTTCCCTTGGGATTGGACCGTACGGCTGAGAAAACAAGAAATAGGAAACATGATGAGAGGAGGTGGTTGGGGAGCACAATTTAACTAAACTTTCTTACCCTTGAGAGATTGGGCTCTTGAGAGTAGGCTGGATTATTGAGCCGTCGCTACAATTCACCCTGGTCTGATTTTTAATCCAATCTTGTATGCAATCCTTGGAACAGTCTTTTTGATCAGGTTTTTGACCATTTCGGCAAATGAGCGTCACATCCAAGGGGACTTGGTAGATCTCTTCCGGACTCGTTTGGTTACTCACGCAATCATAGGTTTTAGATGGATTACAATGCTCCACGTTGTGCTTCATGATGACGTGAAAACCAATGGCAAAGGCGCCAAAGAGGATCAAGTAGGTGAGGATGAAACTAACGATGAGACTGAAACACTTTCGAATCCCAATGTACAAAGCTCCTAATGTTGGGTGCAATCTGAAGAATTGTATGGCGTAACTTAGGATCATCACAATACCAACGCCCTGGCAACTAATCCCAATCGAAACGATGTGATAGCCCCCATAGGTGGAGGCATTGTCAAGGGCACAAGCGCTGAACTTCGGTTTCCTGGAGAGGACGTAAGGCTCAAGAATGTAACCCAGGAATTCTGACGAAAGACCAATCAGAAATAGGAAATGGGCCACGAAGCGGAAATTATAGGTCCAGTTGGAGAAAAAACTCTGGACCCTTTTCCTACAATTCGCCACGGATTGAACACTTTTCGAGAGGTGATACATCAGCTTGATATCCAAGAACAAAAAGCTCACGGCATATATCACCAATAGGACGCCATAGAACGTGACATCTACGCCTGGCTGATCTTGTATGTTCGACTGATTCAAGATGATGAGTAAAACGAAAGCCAAGTAGGCCACAGTATGACTTATGAAATTATTGATGGGTGCTTCCAAGTTGTGAATCAACCCATTGACATATCCTCTTTGGGGGGGACCTCGGTAGCAACAGCAGCCTCCAAAGAGGAAAGCAGCGCAAACCAATGGCGTCAGGATCACCTGCTTGAGTACTAGCCAACAATACTTGGACGGTGTGGGATGATTGCTCCAGCTCTCATCGATGATCGTGTCGTAGATGGACTTTTGACAATTGTCATGGCTCACGAAGGACTTCAAGTTAAGGGTCAGGCCTAAGTGGATCCGAGGAAAAAAACTACTATGATCACTCGACAACGAGAGCTCCTCGAGTGCGTCATCTCTATTGAGGAagatcttggccttttccGAATTGTTAATATTCTTGATCAAGTCCACCAAGAAGGCTTCGATATTAATCTGAAGTTTTCCCAATCGCTCGGAGAACGCAGACATGTGAGGGATAAGTGTTTGAATCAAGTGAATGAGTTGGAACGATCGTTTCACGGGGTCACGGAGAGGATCTATTTCGAATACATTCAATAGATAGAATGGGCTAGCTTCGGCCTCGAGACGATCGATCTCTTGAAGTTCGTCTATATCCATAGTTAAGGTGGACAGATCGTTCAATTGACTGTACACGATGAATTTCCTCTCCACGAATACTCGAACCATGCCCATGGACTTTGAATTGATGGCGTCAATCAAATGCTTGTTATTCTTCAAGTTCCATTTAAAGTGTGAACCAAGCGTCTTCTCCAGCAGAGACTTGGACTCGTCGGCGATAAAGGCTTCGATGGCTTTGCCCAAAAACTCCTCAACTTCTTCCTGGCTCTCTTTCCTTGATTGGTTTAAACTGAGCAGAACGCTATCCCATTCAGCCACGGACAAGTTCCTGGTCTTTTCCCGCATTTGACTGACACAAAATTCACCCCGTCCTATGAGGGCATCCCTGACAAATAAGTGGAGCCACGGCGCGTTTCGCAAAATGATATTGTTTCGGTTGAGTCTCTTAGAATGCTGAGTGGTCAAAGGCTGAATCTTAATAACATCGTAGTTACTCTCATTGCGTTTGAGTGGCGGCTTCTTGGCAAGTTTCGGAGGTTTCGGCATGGCGATGAAAACTAGCAATAGTGTTACAAAAGGGCGATAGCTTCTTGCCTTGCTCTCTCATGGAATGTGAAAGAAAACGAACTTGATGTGGTGAGAGGGTCTCCCTCACTTTGCGCTATCACTTGAGActtccttgaagaaaaaacgCTATCATGTTTGCTTCGTATTTTGCAGAAAAACTGAAGTATTTCCTGTTCCCAAATGCATCATTACAAGGCAATTCATTGTTGCTCGTTGATAATGCTCTTCAGATTACTTATACAGTTTCATTAAATTGAGACTTCCTAAGAAGTGAATATAGTATTTGGTCGGCAGTAAAAATGTCGTTAAATTGAAGTTCGAACACGTTCGAAATCGGGAACACACTTTCCCATAAGTTCACAACGATGTTCGTTTGAATTATGAGTTGTCAATccaaattttatttgattgattccctcgttgtttttgaaacagaCAACAAGGACAATACGTATTTTGATGATATAGTTTGAACGCTTGGTTGGTTCCATTGGCTGGTTTTTACCATTTGAGCATgagaacatttttgtttggtcATAACCAAAAGTGGCAGATTCTGATTGGAATATTGCGATTGGGCTAAGAAGTGGGCAGGAAGAATGAGCCAACAATCATCATGGCACGTCTTCCTTAaagagaaaataaaagatgcCAAGCATTCGCCGCTCTCATGAATAATCAGACAAGAATCGACGATTTGGCTCCCACGTCGACAAATGCATCAAAGTTTTGGGTTTCATACGGAAGCGCCTCGGTCTCATCAATGTCAATCAACGCGATCTCTCGGGATTGGGTCGTCGTCTCTGGGGCTTGTGTGGTGGTGGTTTCCTCAAGATCGTAGTCGACGTCCGGGGTGTCCTGCTCGTCGGCGGCCACCTCGGCCACCACGGCCAAGGTGTCGACGCTTTTTGAGGCGGCGGCTGCAATCGGAAGTTGACGAGGAATAAAAGTTCGTCCTGCTCGTCCTCCTCGTAGGGCCAGAGGACGATCTTGAGCATTAGCTTCATCGTAGGTCTCTCCTGGTTTAGTGGGAGAGTCGTCCAAGCACCATTTGGTGACCAATGGCTTTTTCTTAAGCTTGGGTGAAGTGAATCGGAGGTTGCAAATCTCTTGGGGAATGAGGGTGCACTCGTGCTCGGGTTTGAGGGATGGCACCAATTTTGTCTGAAGGCGACACGTCTTTTGGGGATTCAGATCACAAACCTCTTCCGGCACATCGATGAGTGAGGTGATCACTTTGTTATGACATTCTTCGGGCCCCTCTTGACTTACACAACCCGCGCCGCAGATTTCTATGGGCAATTTCTCGCACTTAGTGTCTCCGACGAATTTTCCGGGTTGTTTCTCGATGTATCGCGTTGTACACGACGACTCGAAGACTGTCCGGCATTCTTCGGGCCCTTGACCATTGCACAGCTTCTCTAAGGGTCGGTAGCACTTTTGAATAGTTTCATTGGTGGCTTGCTGCTTGAATGTGATCTGGCAGACTTTTTCAAAGTTCTCCTCACATACCTCCTCCTGGGCGGGTTTGAATTGAGTGACGTACGTGTAGTGACACTTTTCCACGTTCTTATGGTCGCATTCCAAAATGGGCTCTTTCTCCAAGGATTGTACCTCCTCGTTCTTGATCACGCATCGCTTGCCGCTTTCTGGGTCAAGCACTGCATTCGAAAAGTCAATGCGGCCGTTATTTGCTTTGTTATTGCCTTCCACTTGGCGACCATCGCGACGTGACGAGTCCCTCAAATCCCCTGGCACGCCGTTCACAATCAAAGGAATTAGCTGAAAGATGAATACCAAATTATCATAAGCCTTGAGTTGCGTGTGAACAATGTCATCTGGGATTTCGCACTCTTTTTGCATATGACACGGCTTGACGAACAGATGATGAGAAATCGGGTGCTGGTTGGGTGCTGATTGATTCCCGAGAGCCTACCATAATCTGAGCCAATATTATAGATGCTGTTGACATGTTTCGGATGATTTGACTGCGACTAATGTTGATGTGGTACTTCTCGTTCAAACTTCATTcgcaagatgatgatgatttctcAAACCTTCATTTCCACCAACTGATTGTCACCAAGTGCCAGTGACTCGCTCTTATAGTAAAACTGCCTGAATATGAGAGTGTGCGAATGTGCGAATGTGCCTACAATATGTGCGTAAGTGAGAGTACATGCGTTGGAACTTGCTCTCGTTGAGgcaaggatgatgatgagacaAATTTCTCGTTTCATGGTCGGAAGTGAGCAACATcaccctcatcatcatcatcaccatcgcCAACATGGTCGGGCTCAATCTTTACCAATTGCTGCCTTgctcactttttttctttttcacattCCCCTCTCACGCGTACGCAACGATAGTACAAACAGCCAGGGGTGTTAAATTAATagattgatttgattatttctAAAACACATTACAAACTAATTTTGACCTTATAACTGATCATTGGTTAGGCAATTAACTATTGCTGCGTTTTGTTTCACAAGGAAAGCATCCAAAACAATTGGTCTTGGGTTAAACAGATCCCAAGAAAACGTGTTTTTCGTTCAgtaaagccattgaaattATCAGTTGCCTCAATATCCGTAGGAATAGTGATAATTCATTTAATTCTTTATACAAATAATCATTGAATACAAGTAGaaagtaaaatttgaaatgaaagaaatgttgTGTCATCCAAGCAAAAGCCTTGATTTTTAGACCCAAAAGGGCTTTTATTTTACATATGGTTGTCAAACACATGTTTAATTATCATCACACCAGGGAACAAACTCAAGCGTTCAAAACAATCATCATCCTAAAATCCAGCAAACACCACCAAACTTTCTCAATAAGAAGCTAAGTCTTGTAGTTAAGTTGTTGTCTGGCCAATGGTATGCTAAGAATTCCGCTAAAAGTATACTTGAGTGTGCAAATTTTCCATCCAGCAGCTATTTATATTTTCCCCCGTTTTTTGAGATGAGGAggttcaaattgttttgacaaaCATACTTGTTTAGAACTAGCTAAAATGAAATCGTACATAAGCAACACCGCCCCTTTTGGTGAATGAAGAGCCAAGTGGTGACCAAGGGAGACAGTGGAACACATGCAGGGCTTCTTTGGACTTAACATGGTATGGTCACCCATGAAGCGACTCCTCGAACCATGTATGAAAGGATGAAAAGAGTTTGTCTACCAATGGTTCAAACTTTAACGTCATGCCAAATTGCACCTAACTTATTGTCACAAGTGCTTGAATCGTGATTTTACGACAGATTCAATGAGGAAAATTGAGAATCAGAGACTCGAGTAGTATTAAACGAAGGCTTTCATCCATGGATCTCTTGGTTTGATTGGCCTGACCTGTAAATCTTTAATCACGGAGGAAAAACATACCAGATCTAACTGAAATTGAAGACGATTCCTAAGCAAAACTAAATTTCCATTACTATCTGCTTTGAAGTGC from Tigriopus californicus strain San Diego chromosome 1, Tcal_SD_v2.1, whole genome shotgun sequence includes the following:
- the LOC131883663 gene encoding uncharacterized protein LOC131883663; the protein is MKVFVAILSVLAVANADLIRPNFGRQGRTQVGRQGRQGSNSQGGGVDFSGCQTDPETGFCCVEKDETVTSIQKDPILECTHKNVEKCHYTYVTQFEPAQEEVCEENFEKTCQITFKQQAANETVRKCYRPLEKVCNGQGPEECRTVYESSCTTKYVEKQPGKFVGDTSCEKLPIEICGAGCVTEEGPEECHDKVITSLLDVPEEVCDLNPQKTCRFQTKLVPRLKPEHECTIIPRETCNLKFSSPQQVEKPLRTKWCLDPSEPTPDQTYDESNAGAAPLGFAASAPQATYAQPSPQPELDTYGGF
- the LOC131883654 gene encoding short transient receptor potential channel 1-like, which produces MPKPPKLAKKPPLKRNESNYDVIKIQPLTTQHSKRLNRNNIILRNAPWLHLFVRDALIGRGEFCVSQMREKTRNLSVAEWDSVLLSLNQSRKESQEEVEEFLGKAIEAFIADESKSLLEKTLGSHFKWNLKNNKHLIDAINSKSMGMVRVFVERKFIVYSQLNDLSTLTMDIDELQEIDRLEAEASPFYLLNVFEIDPLRDPVKRSFQLIHLIQTLIPHMSAFSERLGKLQINIEAFLVDLIKNINNSEKAKIFLNRDDALEELSLSSDHSSFFPRIHLGLTLNLKSFVSHDNCQKSIYDTIIDESWSNHPTPSKYCWLVLKQVILTPLVCAAFLFGGCCCYRGPPQRGYVNGLIHNLEAPINNFISHTVAYLAFVLLIILNQSNIQDQPGVDVTFYGVLLVIYAVSFLFLDIKLMYHLSKSVQSVANCRKRVQSFFSNWTYNFRFVAHFLFLIGLSSEFLGYILEPYVLSRKPKFSACALDNASTYGGYHIVSIGISCQGVGIVMILSYAIQFFRLHPTLGALYIGIRKCFSLIVSFILTYLILFGAFAIGFHVIMKHNVEHCNPSKTYDCVSNQTSPEEIYQVPLDVTLICRNGQKPDQKDCSKDCIQDWIKNQTRVNCSDGSIIQPTLKSPISQGRTVQSQGNLKNEFFRLNSTSKALFWAIFQPGNPDLVGCSDGISRQASLTLWGVYNILISIIMLNLLIALMSSTMEVIQSGKIINWKFHWTQLWMDYCFKFIILPPPINLLQLVLGMCQCCRDSQDLTPPHSTEEIEYTDLLDDLKEEYLKNFENSDLNDANKDDFDRLAKEQKLMGSKIEQILTLVRKA
- the LOC131880506 gene encoding uncharacterized protein LOC131880506; the encoded protein is MSTASIILAQIMLIPLIVNGVPGDLRDSSRRDGRQVEGNNKANNGRIDFSNAVLDPESGKRCVIKNEEVQSLEKEPILECDHKNVEKCHYTYVTQFKPAQEEVCEENFEKVCQITFKQQATNETIQKCYRPLEKLCNGQGPEECRTVFESSCTTRYIEKQPGKFVGDTKCEKLPIEICGAGCVSQEGPEECHNKVITSLIDVPEEVCDLNPQKTCRLQTKLVPSLKPEHECTLIPQEICNLRFTSPKLKKKPLVTKWCLDDSPTKPGETYDEANAQDRPLALRGGRAGRTFIPRQLPIAAAASKSVDTLAVVAEVAADEQDTPDVDYDLEETTTTQAPETTTQSREIALIDIDETEALPYETQNFDAFVDVGAKSSILV